In one window of Cynocephalus volans isolate mCynVol1 chromosome 6, mCynVol1.pri, whole genome shotgun sequence DNA:
- the OPN1SW gene encoding short-wave-sensitive opsin 1, whose translation MSKMSEEEEFYLFKNTSLVKPWDGPQYHIAPVWAFHLQAAFMGFVFFAGTPLNASVLVATLRYRKLRQPLNYILVNVSLGGFLYCVFSVFIVFVNSCKGYFFFGRHLCALEAFLGSAAGLVTGWSLAFLAFERYLVICKPFGNFRFSSKHALIVVLATWTIGVGVSIPPFFGWSRFIPEGLQCSCGPDWYTVGSKYRSEYYTWFLFIFCFIIPLSLICFSYSQLLGALRAVAAQQQESATTQKAEREVTRMVVVMVGSFCVCYVPYAALAMYMVNNRNHGLDLRLVTIPAFFSKSACVYNPIIYCFMNKQFRACIMEMVCRKPMTDESEISSSQKTEVSNVSSSQVGPN comes from the exons ATGAGCAAGATGTCAGAGGAAGAGGAGTTTTATCTGTTCAAGAACACCTCTTTGGTGAAGCCGTGGGATGGACCTCAGTACCACATTGCCCCTGTGTGGGCCTTCCACCTCCAGGCAGCCTTCATGGGCTTTGTCTTCTTTGCAGGGACGCCACTCAATGCTTCGGTACTGGTGGCTACGCTGCGCTACAGAAAGTTGCGGCAGCCACTCAACTACATTCTGGTCAATGTATCTTTGGGGGGCTTCCTCTACTGCGTCTTCTCTGTCTTCATTGTTTTCGTCAACAGCTGTAAGGGATACTTTTTCTTTGGCCGGCATCTTTGTGCTTTGGAGGCCTTCCTGGGCTCTGCAGCAG GTCTGGTGACAGGCTGGTCACTGGCCTTCCTGGCCTTTGAGCGCTACCTTGTCATCTGTAAGCCCTTCGGCAACTTCCGCTTCAGCTCCAAGCATGCACTGATAGTGGTCTTGGCTACCTGGACCATTGGTGTTGGCGTCTCCATCCCACCCTTCTTCGGCTGGAGCCG GTTCATCCCTGAAGGCCTGCAGTGTTCCTGTGGCCCTGACTGGTACACCGTGGGCAGCAAATATCGCAGCGAGTACTATACCTGGTTCCTCTTCATCTTCTGCTTCATCATAcctctctctctcatctgctTCTCCTACTCCCAGCTGCTGGGGGCCCTCAGAGCT GTTGCAGCTCAGCAGCAAGAGTCAGCCACAACCCAGAAGGCCGAGCGGGAGGTGACGCgcatggtggtggtgatggtgggatCCTTTTGTGTCTGTTACGTGCCCTATGCTGCCCTGGCCATGTACATGGTCAACAACCGTAACCATGGGCTGGACTTACGGCTTGTCACCATTCCTGCCTTCTTCTCCAAGAGTGCTTGTGTCTACAATCCCATCATCTACTGCTTCATGAATAAGCAG TTCCGAGCTTGCATCATGGA